The Plasmodium cynomolgi strain B DNA, chromosome 13, whole genome shotgun sequence DNA segment ACGAATACTACAATAAATACGGTGACAACATAAGCtttaacaacaaaataataattgagCGCAACAACAAGAATGACTACGAGGGCTCGGTATGCCTCTCCCTGAAGTACAACAACAACGTTTTTAcgcccatttttaatttcaagGACAAGTAATGCTTTGCGCGCAATTGGGCCCACGCGCGACGAATTGTGCGCGCTCGTGTGTATATGCTTGTGCATTATCCTTGTGCATTATCCTTGCGCAATATGCTTGTGCATTATCCTTGTGCAATATGCTTGTGCAATATGCTTGTGCAATAtccatgtgcatatttttacatagcCACACATGTAACCTTTCGCCTGCGCCCCCCTTTCAGATCCTACGAGTACATATACGACAACCTCAGCCCCAACAGGAAGTTCAGCGTGAAGATCGACAAAGACAGGAACGTCCACGTCAACTTCTTATCCTTTGACAAGGTGAATGACTCGaataaatactttttattttttaacttcgtATTTTCAAATCCCATGCAGTCAATAATAACGTTAAAGCgcgaatttattttttaaaatatttgccaAGCGGGCATGTATTACGCGACTGTATACACAAACCGTTCATTTGAGTTTGCAAGCATGTAACTGAGGAAGTTTTACGAGGCGCCCCAATAGGAAGCAAGACAATTTATGCAGGTATATAACATGGgcacaaatgtgcacatacaAGTCTGTGTACTCTTCCAGGCCCATAACGGAAGAATCGTACGTTGGCTCAAAagagtgagaaaaaaaaaaaaagcactaCAAActgttatttcttttttttttaatgaccCACTGTTACGCACACAGATGTGCAAATAAGCATATGAGTGTGCGCGCGTTTGTGCcgacccccctcccccatttttccttttaaacaAACAAGTGTGCACactgtatatatgtatacacatgcaAAGATCAGCTTAGCGAATTAAAAAGCCCTCCACCTTTACAATTTATGGACCTTCTTTTGCTCCATCTATGTTTGTGTTAAATGTGTTAATTTTTGAAGGAATGCAAGTGTGATTTTACTTATACATTTAGGCTactcctttttcgtttttttttttttccctctctctccctctatatatatacacagcTGTTGTGTCTCTCGTCCACCTTACGAGTAACGATTTATTCCAAGTTGTACCAACAAAATGACAATTTATATGAATCTCTtgagttccttttttttaatttttttatatttcattttttagttcACATTTTCAACAGCGCTTTAGCGCATATCTACGGGTACGTTGCATTGGGGGGTGAgcgcacatacatatatacatgcacacgtatatgcaaaatatgcCTATGTGCACTcgcattttatataatgccCTGCGAAAGTGTCACCTTTCACGAATACATTTTACACCATCAACACTTTTGGGTTACACGTGTATACTATCACACctatgtgccttttttttttttttttgcaaaagtgcaCTTCCAATGACATGTACAACTGGGGGGGGGGCGCGCATTTGTGGCATTTTTTCCTAgatttaattatttcacaaaaaagagaaaaaaaatataatctttctttaatttgaaaattaaaatcagTGCACAATAAATTATGCAGCTGTGTTATGTGTTTAACAAATTCTTAGAGTATCTCACAttaatacatatacatacgcacacacatgtgcatacacaAGTTATTCCTTTCGagttgatatatatattaagaagctttggaaattttcataaaaatcaTTTGGCATGGgtattaaaaattgaaaagaaaagtttaaacaaaaatagggTGACCCctggggaaaaagggggcgcATGGAGCTGCACACCCCAGACGCGTCGGCCTTGCGCGCGTATGGTATATGGGTGCGCATAGAGGGGTGCGCATAGAGGGGTGCGCATAGAGGGGTGCACACAGGGGTAGgacgcatatatattatgtgcatgtgtatgcacaAATGCTCTTCCGCGTGAACAAGTACTCGACCTTCGGTTCGCTTAAATTGGCTCCTGCAGTTCGAGGGGCTTGCCCTTGTTGATCTGCCCCCATCCAATCAAACGCCAGTGCTTGTCGACTCTCCTGCTTAGGGCTATTTTGTCCCCAATTTTTGTACACACCGGGCCGGTTAATTCCAACTTGGCTAGCTCAGATTTAATACCTGTAACTCTGCACCCGATGGAAGTGGAACCAATATTAATCATTAAgaattctccattttttaattttgccacctttgtatttttttctccatcctGAGATTTCACCCCTAATAGTCTTCTCAGCAAATAGTAAGAAATTTCGATTTCTGCAAAACAGTCtggtaatttatttaaatgccCAATAACCTGACCAACCAATCGATCAGCTCTCGTTAAAATGGGATCAATTCGTGTCCCAACTCCAATTAGTCCACCAGGGACggcatattttaaattattattttctgcaAACATGGACAATATTTGCGATATGATAGGTCTGCATgtaatttctcctttttcgtcTTTCGAAATAATACCGGGTCGAATTTCGATTTTATCCCCTACTTTTAACACACCATGTAGAATACTTCCTCCCGCAACCCCGCCTTGTAATGTTTCAATATCTTCTCCGGGTTTGTTAACATCGAATGATCGAATAACAATCATGTGTGGGGATGATATGAAGTCCCTCTTTGGTATACTTATCTGTGTAACTATGTACTCACATACTACATCGATGTTGTACTTTAAAACGGCACTGATAGGGATGATGGGTGCACTATCAGCAGCTGTACCAGAAACGAAGTTTCTAATTTCTTCCTGCTGCTTTAAGGCTTGTTCTTCCTTAATTAATTCTAccttattttgtaaaattaaaatatgttttaatcTCATAATTTCAACGGCAGCTAAATGTTCAGATGTCTGCGGTTGTGGACACGACTCATTCCCTGCAACCAGTAAGAGAGCTGCATCCATAACTGCTGCACCGTTTAACATGGTTGCCATTAAAATATCATGTCCTGGGCAATCAACAAAGGAGACGTGTCTTAATagtttcattttatgttgACAATTTTCACGAGGACATATTGGATCATCTTCTTTGCTACTTTCGTAAGATTTGTAACATTCTGGGGGTAAACAATCCGGATTggtacatttatatatttttgcattcgCATACCCCAATTTTATGGtaatatttctttccttctcgTGCTTGAATCTGACTGTGTGCACCCCCGATATAGCATGAACAAGTGTTGACTTTCCATGGGCCACATGCCCTATCGTGCCAAGGTTGATTGTGGCTTGCCTGCTTATAACATCTTCGCTTAGGGGCGTTAACTTCGTTACGTCTAGCGTTTCTAAGTTTTGCTCGGCCAATTTATCCTTCTCattaatattcattttaGGTTCGTAAACGGGGGaaacgagaaaaaggagaaaaacgagGAAAACGAGAAAAACGTGGTAAACGAGAAAAACGTGGAAAACGAGGAAAacgaggaaaaagaagaaaacgtgggaaaagaggaaaacgTGGAAAAAGAGGACACTGTGGGCGAGCGGCTGTACGGCACGTACGTTGCAATTGGGTAGTTTTTTCCAAAATCGGTCAACAggtgcacaaaaataaaaacaggtAGCTGCGCGCAGTGTGAAGGGGACTGGTGGACGAAGCAAATATATGGTTATTAAAATCAGATTGATGTTAaacaaatttgcacaaatgaTAAGAAGCTATAgctcatatttttaaatgttgaACAGATAATCTttcgtatttatatatatgcgtggGTATACGACATAATAACAAAGCTTCGGCTGCGCCCCCCGGGGAGTTCCTTTACTTAATTCTAGCCTGCGTGCCTCGCGCGCGTTTCTTCACTTTTGAATGGGCGTGGAAATAAAACGagagcttcttcctcctgaATATATctatgtacgtacatacatgctTACCTTTCGCGCGCGATAATTTCGACGCGTTTGCTTGTAATATTGAGCTGGCGCAGCAAAGGGGGTATATAAGCATGAACGTATGTAAGCCTGAAGGCACGTACACATAAAATGCATGCGCGCACGAGCGTGTATATGAGCAAACTTCtcctatatatgtaattatgaCGCGCGTCACATGAGTGATAATTCTCAGTACAAAGGACGTTTCTGCATACACGTATGCATGGATGTATATACGCACGTGTATGTAGGCATTCAAAACATTCGTGgggttaacaaaattatatataatatgtacgtTCTTGGTAGTGTTATAACAATACAGTAATTATATAACTTGGCATTGGTAgaaatatgatttttttttttttttttttttttttctttttttcctttaatggAGAAAATTCTTGAATTATTAATTTACTCTCATCtacttttttccctttaaaaaaaaaaaaaaaaaagaaattgttGCTCTATTGCTTGGAtggatgtttttttaaaaaaaaataaattactcTTATTTTCTCGTTCGCGTGGGTGTACGGGTGAGGCCCCGTGCTCCAAGGCGCATATGCGGgtggtattatatacatataagtgacacgtacatacgtgcatacatataatacGTAATAATACGAGGCGCGTGCGATAACACCGTGCATAGTCCACCATGCCGTTCGTACGAACGGCCACTTGATACACGACGAGCCTTCCTCCCTTCCTCCggcttactttttttttcacgcatCCTTCCTTCCactatgtatataataccacTATAGCACGTGTACCATGCTCAAGTTAAGGTCCTGTATATTTACGTCGTTTTGCAGTAACCctttaaaatttatcatgtaaaatttattttttttttttttcgtacacGCTAGAGTGACAATTTGCTTCAATATACGAATTTCCAAATTGCCAAATTGCCGAATAGTGGATTTCTTCGATTTTTAATGGCGCAGGGGCTgcagcaattttttcacgtATTGCTCATCAGGCAGCATTGCACATACGCAGCTTATAGAGGCAACAGGAGAAGGGACATACGTGCTTGTATAGTATACGCATAGACCTATTTATATACCTAGGCATATGTATGAATGTATACACTCTTCGATCGCGAGGGGGGCAAAAGCTTaagtcattttattttacaccATTTGTGCGCCTATTTTGTGCTCCAATtcgttcaccattttttgtggttactatttatttgttcattcgttGGTTTATTCcggttatattatttttttttttttccctttccatttttctgcatttaCTTTTTGCGCTTtacttttgcgttttttatCCCAAAAATTGAAAGCGCCAAATTTAGTTTCATACGAAAcacagaaggaaagaaactactgaattttttttttttttccgaaaaTTTGATATAACGACTTTTCCCTTACCGTTCTACATTAATGGGAATACAATTTCCgctttgtttgtttgtttccccctttttaaacatGCCTGTTCTGCCATAAAATCAAGTTGATATCTGatctgtaaaaaatattgcccATTAAGTTGGCCCATTATACATTACATAATGTACACACGGAAGTGCCCACTTagtacacacaaaaattCAGCTGTTACACCCTTTTGCACATCCAAAGGTATGTCCAGCCAAGGGGGAGAGCCTGAAGGGCACACAAGGAGGCGCGCACATGCTTGGCAACATTGCAGCAAAAAagtagaataaaataaaaataaaataaaaacaaaaacaaaaacaaaaacaaaacaaaaacaaaaacaaaacaaaacaaaacaaaacaaaacaaaacaaa contains these protein-coding regions:
- a CDS encoding eukaryotic translation initiation factor 2 gamma subunit (putative): MKLLRHVSFVDCPGHDILMATMLNGAAVMDAALLLVAGNESCPQPQTSEHLAAVEIMRLKHILILQNKVELIKEEQALKQQEEIRNFVSGTAADSAPIIPISAVLKYNIDVVCEYIVTQISIPKRDFISSPHMIVIRSFDVNKPGEDIETLQGGVAGGSILHGVLKVGDKIEIRPGIISKDEKGEITCRPIISQILSMFAENNNLKYAVPGGLIGVGTRIDPILTRADRLVGQVIGHLNKLPDCFAEIEISYYLLRRLLGVKSQDGEKNTKVAKLKNGEFLMINIGSTSIGCRVTGIKSELAKLELTGPVCTKIGDKIALSRRVDKHW